In Cyclopterus lumpus isolate fCycLum1 chromosome 9, fCycLum1.pri, whole genome shotgun sequence, a single genomic region encodes these proteins:
- the smyd1b gene encoding histone-lysine N-methyltransferase SMYD1b isoform X1 produces the protein MENVAIFDAPGKGRGLKATKEFWAGDVIFAEPSVSAVAFDSIAERICHSCFRRQDKLQRCGQCKFAHYCDRTCQRAGWAEHKQECGAIKSYGKIPNENIRLVARIMWRLDKEGSVLSDMQLVTLEELEDHIPDMQEDDLKDLKVDIHNFLDYWPRTSKQHTIDDISHYFGVINCNGFSVSDQKGLQAVGVGLFPNLCLVNHDCWPNCTVILNHGNQSAVNTMFHSQRRIELRSLGKIEEGEELTVSYVDFLNLSEERRRLLKTQYFFDCTCEHCKNHIKDDLKLAGVEVDGVKPTEEQVKEATDYCYQMLEKMDSARLNGNYHEVVKLCTACIEKTEPVLANTHIYQLRIWSTLSEVQAYLQYFCEAAEYARKMVEGYLKLYHPNNAALGMAAMRAGVTHWQAGEIEVGHGMVCKAYAILMVTHGPTHPITKDLEAMRMQTEMELRMFKQNEYVYHSMRDAALKNKPMAMMHEPKSVDEGVKNLFHRRK, from the exons ATGGAGAACGTGGCGATATTTGACGCACCTGGAAAGGGAAGGGGTCTGAAGGCGACCAAGGAATTTTGGGCTGGAGACGTCATTTTTGCAGAGCCCAGTGTCTCAGCTGTTGCGTTTGACAG TATAGCAGAGCGTATTTGCCACAGCTGCTTCCGCAGACAAGACAAACTACAGAGATGTGGCCAGTGCAAATTTGCTCATTATTGTGACCGAACTTGCCAGCGCGCCGGCTGGGCCGAACACAAGCAAGAATGTGGTGCCATCAAATCTTATGGCAAAATACCAAATGAGAACATCCG TTTGGTGGCCCGCATCATGTGGCGCCTCGACAAAGAGGGGAGCGTGCTGTCTGATATGCAGTTGGTCacgctggaggagctggaggatcACATTCCTGACATGCAGGAGGACGATTTGAAGGACTTAAAAGTGGACATCCACAACTTCCTGGACTACTGGCCCCGAACCAGCAAGCAGCACACGATCGACGacatttcacattattttgGAGTG aTTAACTGTAACGGTTTCTCTGTGAGCGACCAGAAGGGCCTTCAGGCAGTGGGAGTTGGTCTTTTCCCAAATTTGTGTTTGGTGAATCATGACTGCTGGCCAAACTGCACCGTGATCCTCAACCACGGCAA tCAATCGGCTGTGAATACTATGTTTCATTCTCAACGGAG GATCGAGCTGCGTTCTCTCGGTAAGAtcgaggagggagaggagctgACAGTCTCATACGTGGACTTCTTGAATCTGTCGGAGGAGAGACGAAGACTGCTCAAAACACAATACTTCTTTGACTGCACATGCGAGCACTGCAAGAACCACATCAAAGATGACTTGAAGTTGGCGGGCGTGGAAGTGGACGGAGTCAAG CCGACAGAAGAACAGGTGAAAGAGGCAACAGATTATTGCTATCAAATGCTGGAGAAGATGGACAGCGCTCGACTAAATGGCAACTACCATGAG gtGGTAAAATTATGCACGGCGTGCATTGAGAAGACAGAGCCAGTTTTGGCTAACACGCACATCTACCAGCTGCGGATATGGAGCACATTAAGTGAGGTGCAAGCTTACCTGCAGTATTTTTGTGAAGCTGCAGAATACGCCCGCAAAATGGTGGAGGGATACCT AAAACTGTACCACCCTAACAACGCTGCTCTCGGTATGGCGGCCATGCGAGCCGGAGTGACTCACTGGCAAGCTGGGGAGATAGAGGTTGGCCACGGGATGGTCTGCAAGGCCTACGCCATTCTCATGGTCACCCACGGTCCAACACATCCCATCACCAAGGACCTGGAG GCGATGCGTATGCAGACGGAGATGGAGCTGAGGATGTTCAAGCAGAACGAGTACGTTTACCACAGTATGAGAGACGCAGCTCTGAAGAACAAGCCAATGGCCATGATGCATGAACCCAAGTCTGTGGATGAGGGAG
- the smyd1b gene encoding histone-lysine N-methyltransferase SMYD1b isoform X2, which yields MENVAIFDAPGKGRGLKATKEFWAGDVIFAEPSVSAVAFDSIAERICHSCFRRQDKLQRCGQCKFAHYCDRTCQRAGWAEHKQECGAIKSYGKIPNENIRLVARIMWRLDKEGSVLSDMQLVTLEELEDHIPDMQEDDLKDLKVDIHNFLDYWPRTSKQHTIDDISHYFGVINCNGFSVSDQKGLQAVGVGLFPNLCLVNHDCWPNCTVILNHGKIELRSLGKIEEGEELTVSYVDFLNLSEERRRLLKTQYFFDCTCEHCKNHIKDDLKLAGVEVDGVKPTEEQVKEATDYCYQMLEKMDSARLNGNYHEVVKLCTACIEKTEPVLANTHIYQLRIWSTLSEVQAYLQYFCEAAEYARKMVEGYLKLYHPNNAALGMAAMRAGVTHWQAGEIEVGHGMVCKAYAILMVTHGPTHPITKDLEAMRMQTEMELRMFKQNEYVYHSMRDAALKNKPMAMMHEPKSVDEGVKNLFHRRK from the exons ATGGAGAACGTGGCGATATTTGACGCACCTGGAAAGGGAAGGGGTCTGAAGGCGACCAAGGAATTTTGGGCTGGAGACGTCATTTTTGCAGAGCCCAGTGTCTCAGCTGTTGCGTTTGACAG TATAGCAGAGCGTATTTGCCACAGCTGCTTCCGCAGACAAGACAAACTACAGAGATGTGGCCAGTGCAAATTTGCTCATTATTGTGACCGAACTTGCCAGCGCGCCGGCTGGGCCGAACACAAGCAAGAATGTGGTGCCATCAAATCTTATGGCAAAATACCAAATGAGAACATCCG TTTGGTGGCCCGCATCATGTGGCGCCTCGACAAAGAGGGGAGCGTGCTGTCTGATATGCAGTTGGTCacgctggaggagctggaggatcACATTCCTGACATGCAGGAGGACGATTTGAAGGACTTAAAAGTGGACATCCACAACTTCCTGGACTACTGGCCCCGAACCAGCAAGCAGCACACGATCGACGacatttcacattattttgGAGTG aTTAACTGTAACGGTTTCTCTGTGAGCGACCAGAAGGGCCTTCAGGCAGTGGGAGTTGGTCTTTTCCCAAATTTGTGTTTGGTGAATCATGACTGCTGGCCAAACTGCACCGTGATCCTCAACCACGGCAA GATCGAGCTGCGTTCTCTCGGTAAGAtcgaggagggagaggagctgACAGTCTCATACGTGGACTTCTTGAATCTGTCGGAGGAGAGACGAAGACTGCTCAAAACACAATACTTCTTTGACTGCACATGCGAGCACTGCAAGAACCACATCAAAGATGACTTGAAGTTGGCGGGCGTGGAAGTGGACGGAGTCAAG CCGACAGAAGAACAGGTGAAAGAGGCAACAGATTATTGCTATCAAATGCTGGAGAAGATGGACAGCGCTCGACTAAATGGCAACTACCATGAG gtGGTAAAATTATGCACGGCGTGCATTGAGAAGACAGAGCCAGTTTTGGCTAACACGCACATCTACCAGCTGCGGATATGGAGCACATTAAGTGAGGTGCAAGCTTACCTGCAGTATTTTTGTGAAGCTGCAGAATACGCCCGCAAAATGGTGGAGGGATACCT AAAACTGTACCACCCTAACAACGCTGCTCTCGGTATGGCGGCCATGCGAGCCGGAGTGACTCACTGGCAAGCTGGGGAGATAGAGGTTGGCCACGGGATGGTCTGCAAGGCCTACGCCATTCTCATGGTCACCCACGGTCCAACACATCCCATCACCAAGGACCTGGAG GCGATGCGTATGCAGACGGAGATGGAGCTGAGGATGTTCAAGCAGAACGAGTACGTTTACCACAGTATGAGAGACGCAGCTCTGAAGAACAAGCCAATGGCCATGATGCATGAACCCAAGTCTGTGGATGAGGGAG
- the sprb gene encoding LOW QUALITY PROTEIN: sepiapterin reductase b (The sequence of the model RefSeq protein was modified relative to this genomic sequence to represent the inferred CDS: inserted 6 bases in 4 codons; deleted 2 bases in 1 codon; substituted 1 base at 1 genomic stop codon), which translates to MSNITNQRTVGRSICIITGASKALVHTVSCWLEPGSVLLLAARSGTLLQELKEERQSFTEEQQLVVHCVAVDLNTREGVKETVRVARQEAVKXIDHLSLFRSAVTLGDISHIGSFTNLEEMNSYPLTXKRVNVSPALALQPLPSWVLYCTAKAARTMMFRVLPEEQPHXVLSYSPGXMQKDILRLTGVKHXCQESADKLMKLLLGDDFNSGAPRRIMVFT; encoded by the exons ATGTCCAACATTACAAACCAAAGGACTGTGGGCCGGAGTATCTGCATCATCACAGGAGCCTCCAAGGCACTGGTACACACA GTGTCCTGCTGGCTGGAGCCCGGCTCTGTCCTCCTGCTGGCGGCTCGCTCTGGGACTCTGCTACAGGAGCTAAAGGAAGAGCGGCAGAGCTTCACCGAGGAACAGCAGCTGGTGGTTCACTGCGTAGCTGTCGATCTGAACACGAGAGAGGGGGTCAAG GAAACCGTCAGGGTGGCGAGACAGGAGGCTGTAAAGTAAATAGATCA tctctctctctttcggtCTGCAGTCACTTTGGGAGACATTTCCCATATTGGGAGTTTCACCAACCTCGAGGAGATGAACTCCTATCCCTTGAC TAAGCGTGTGAACGTCTCACCGGCCTTAGCACTGCAGCCCTTGCCGTCCTGGGTGCTCTACTGCACTGCCAAAGCAGCCAGGACGATGATGTTCAGGGTGCTGCCCGAGGAGCAGCCAC GAGTCCTCAGTTACTCTCCAG ATATGCAGAAGGATATTCTGAGGTTAACAGGCGTCAAACA CTGCCAGGAGTCTGCTGACAAACTGATGAAGCTGCTTCTCGGCGATGACTTCAACTCAGGAGCACCTCGAAGAATAATGGTGTTCACCTAG